The genomic region CACCCGCTCATTCAGGAATTATTGAATTAAATGGTGCTGCGGCTCGTTTGGGAATGAAAGGAGATGCTTTAATTATTATGACCTACGGGCAGTTGAACGAGCAGGAATTGGAAACCTACGCTCCAACGGTTGTGTTTGTGGACGGAGGCAATCGACCCGTTGAAATTCGCCACGGTAATGAATTACAGTTCGATCCGGTGCTTGCCTCAACCGAGAAGTTATAAAGATAAGTAATGTTGCAATTTTGCGTTAATTTT from Lusitaniella coriacea LEGE 07157 harbors:
- the panD gene encoding aspartate 1-decarboxylase, which codes for MQRTLLLAKIHNCTLTDANLEYLGSISIDRALLDAAGILAYEQVQVVNKTNGNRLMTYAIEAPAHSGIIELNGAAARLGMKGDALIIMTYGQLNEQELETYAPTVVFVDGGNRPVEIRHGNELQFDPVLASTEKL